GGCCGGTGGGCCGAAAGGCCAGAGGAAACCGGGAGAACGGGACCTTCACCCGCTCCCGCATAACTCGCCGGATACGGGCCTTGGTGGTCCGGCCCGAAAGGGAGCCCACGTGGATCAGGTGAGCCTTTGAAGTCACCGCTGCAAGGACGTCAGAACCGAAGGACAAGTTAGGTACTGGAGGCGCGAATTGGGGGCACGGTCTTGGCTGAGCCTTCGGCGGCTGCGGTGAACGGACCGGAGGACGAAATACTCGACTGGCACAGCATCGACTGGGCCGAGTGCGAGGAGAACGTACGGCGACTGAGGCAGAGGATCTTCAAGGCGACGCAGGACGGGGACCTGAAGAAGGTCCGCAACTTGCAGAAGCTCATGCTGCGAAGCCGGAGCAACACGCTGGTCAGCGTGAAGCGGGTGACGCAGCAGAGCAGTGGTCGCAAGACCGCCGGCATCGACGGGGAGCGAGCCCTCACCCCTGCGGCGAGGGGGAAGCTGGCGGCCGAGATCCATCGGTCGTCCCAGCCCTGGAAGGCCAGGCCCGTCAAGCGCGTATTCATCCCCAAGAGCAACGCGAAACAGCGACCGCTCGGCATCCCGGTCATCCGTGACCGTGTGCTCCAGGCCCGCGTGAAGAACGCGCTGGAGCCCGAGTGGGAAGCGCGGTTCGAGCCGAGGTCCTACGGCTTCCGGCCCGGCCGCAGCTGCCAGGACGCGATCATGGCGATCTTCCTGACGGTGAAGGGCAAGTCCTCGAAACGTCAGTGGGTGCTGGACGCGGACCTGTCAGCGGCGTTCGACCGCATCGACCACGACCACCTGATGACCTCCATCGGCCAGTTCCCCGCCAGGGACCTGATCCGGGGCTGGCTCAAGGCGGGAGTGGTCGACCGAGGTCGATTCGCACCGACGGAGGAAGGAACTCCTCAAGGCGGTGTGATCAGCCCGCTGCTGATGAACGTCGCTCTGCACGGGTTGGAACAGGCCGCAGGGTGCCGATACAGAGTGGTGCGAGCCGGGCGAGAACCCGGCGCATCCCCAGGCACTCCCGTGCTGGTGAGATACGCCGACGACTTCGTGGTGCTCTGCCACGACGAAGCCCAGGTGCACCAGGTCAGGACCCGGCTGGAGGACTGGCTGAAGCCGAGAGGTCTTCGCTTCAACGAGGAGAAGACTAAGGTCGTCCACCTCGACGAGGGATTCGACTTCCTCGGCTTCACCGTCCGCCGGACGGGCGGCAAACTGATCATCAAACCGAGCACGGCGGCCTGCAAGAGGCTCCGGGAGCGGTTACGGACCGAGGTGAAAGCCCTTCACGGGACCAACGCCGAGGCCGTACTGCGCAGGCTCGTCCCGATCGTTCGCGGTTGGTCGGCCTACTACCGGGCGATGTCCTCCACGACGACGTTCGCGTCGTTGGACCACTACATGTGGCGCCTGACCTGGAACTGGGCCAGGCGAGGCCATCCCAAGAAGTCAAGGTACTGGGTCGTGGACCGGTACTTCGGCAGGTTCCACCCGTCCAGGCAGGACCGATGGGTCTTCGGCGACCGCGGCAACGGCGCCTTCCTGCCCAAGTTCTCCTGGACCGGCATCGTCCGCCACCAGCTCGTCAAGGGCGGATCGTCTCCAGACGACCCCGACCTGGCCGGGTACTGGCGGGACCGCCGCCGCAGGAAAGCGCCGCCGCCGATGGACAAGACGAGTCTTCTCCTGGCGGTCCGGCAGCAGGGGCTCTGTCCCCTCTGCAAGCAAGCGCTGATCGCCGGAGCCGAGTACGAACCGGACAGTCCACGCGAGTGGATCAACTGGTTCGCGGCCTCGAAGAAGATGCTCCACAAGCATCACTTCACCTACCGGCGCCACGGTGGCTCGGACGAGCGGAACAACCTTCGCCTCGTGCACTCCGAGTGTCATCGCCAGCACCATGCGGGCGACGGCGAACGGACCACATCAACCTGCTGACCTGCGAAGCCCACGTGGCTTGCTTGAGCCGGATGCCGGGATGACTGGCACGTCCGGTTCTGAGGGGGCCGGGTCACGGCAACGTGATCCGGCTACCCGACTGAGCCGTGGTTGGCCCGGTCGCCCTGGCGGCTTGCTCGATCTTCGCGAAGTGGGCCGCACGCAGGAAGCGCTGGGTGATGGCGGCAGGCGGGAGCAGTGCCCGCATCAGAATCGGACGCCACCGGCTGCCCGGTGCGGCCGACTTTCCGATGCCCGCAATCTGCTGCTGCGCGTGGCCCGCAGGCGGATCAGCCCTCGGTCCAGCCGTGGTCCTTCGCGAACCGGGCCAGTCCGGCGCGGGCCTGTAGGATCTGCTCGCCGGTGAGCGACGGGACCGATGTCAGGAGAACCTCGGTGACCTCCCGGACGAACTCATCCGCGCCGAGAACGTCGCACAGGGAATCGTCGAACGGTACCGCGGCCCTTGCTTCCGTGCCTGATGCGAGGCGGACCGCGGACGCCTTCGGCCCGCGCTCGCCGTTCTCGATCTCGAACTCCACCCTCACGCCGGGACGCACGTATTCCTCGGCCACGTGCATGTCGTTCACGTGCAGGAACACGTCGTCCCCACCGCTCTCGGGCGCGACGAACCCAAAGCCCCGCGCACTGTCAAAACGCACCACTCGACCGACAACCATGGCATCTCCCACCGGAACCGGGCCCCTTGCCCGGGGATTCCGGTGGAAGCCTAGTCACGAGCGTGTCGCGGGGGCGAGGCCGCCGAGACTTGTCGAATCGACACACTCCATCTTGGGGCCGGGTGCTGGGCAGCGGCGCGAGGTCGAGAACCTCGGTGCGGTCCGCTCCGCCGACTTCACTTGTCGTGGGCCAGAACTGCGCGATCGGGACGGTCAACGCACTGACCACGGGTGTCCCGGGCGAGGCAGCACGCATTCGCTGCCCGGTGTGGTCCGGAGTCGGCTCGGAAGACCCGATGATGCCGCCCGCACAACGGGAGGCGTTCGCCGCCGAGATGCAGGCGGCAGGCGTCGACTGGCGTCTCGCGGTCTACGGTGGAGCCCTGCATGCGTTCCACCAGCCACCGGTCGGCCACACCGTGCCCCCCGGAGTCGGCCACCACCCGC
This DNA window, taken from Streptomyces sp. SCSIO 30461, encodes the following:
- a CDS encoding cold shock domain-containing protein, with translation MVVGRVVRFDSARGFGFVAPESGGDDVFLHVNDMHVAEEYVRPGVRVEFEIENGERGPKASAVRLASGTEARAAVPFDDSLCDVLGADEFVREVTEVLLTSVPSLTGEQILQARAGLARFAKDHGWTEG
- the ltrA gene encoding group II intron reverse transcriptase/maturase; translated protein: MAEPSAAAVNGPEDEILDWHSIDWAECEENVRRLRQRIFKATQDGDLKKVRNLQKLMLRSRSNTLVSVKRVTQQSSGRKTAGIDGERALTPAARGKLAAEIHRSSQPWKARPVKRVFIPKSNAKQRPLGIPVIRDRVLQARVKNALEPEWEARFEPRSYGFRPGRSCQDAIMAIFLTVKGKSSKRQWVLDADLSAAFDRIDHDHLMTSIGQFPARDLIRGWLKAGVVDRGRFAPTEEGTPQGGVISPLLMNVALHGLEQAAGCRYRVVRAGREPGASPGTPVLVRYADDFVVLCHDEAQVHQVRTRLEDWLKPRGLRFNEEKTKVVHLDEGFDFLGFTVRRTGGKLIIKPSTAACKRLRERLRTEVKALHGTNAEAVLRRLVPIVRGWSAYYRAMSSTTTFASLDHYMWRLTWNWARRGHPKKSRYWVVDRYFGRFHPSRQDRWVFGDRGNGAFLPKFSWTGIVRHQLVKGGSSPDDPDLAGYWRDRRRRKAPPPMDKTSLLLAVRQQGLCPLCKQALIAGAEYEPDSPREWINWFAASKKMLHKHHFTYRRHGGSDERNNLRLVHSECHRQHHAGDGERTTSTC